GAAAGGTGCTCCCACTGTATTTCTGTTTGAGGTCTGAGCAGCAACCCAGGATTTAGCACAGAAATATTTCTGCAGGGACATGTATAAATATTCACGCTAAGTGAGATAAAGACTATAGCTACCTTCACATCTGTTTAGAGCAAGTTTGGCTGCCAAACGAGTTATGGAAAATCTTTGTTTTGGGGCGTTTTGGATTTCAGAAATGTGGATAAAGGATTGTAAGACTGCAATTAGCTTTCacctgttgtttttctttaactGCAAGGAAGGAAgtaaagggagggagggatgaaaagAGAGAGACTGAGTAAAGTAACATGTTGAGTTAAACAGTGATATAATGTAATAGTAACCTGGGAGGCATGAAGATGTATCAGTATCTACTGTGTATGTGGAAAGGAAATGACTGGGATTTGAGAAATAGTAACACAGGggggagagagaaggtgggatCCAAGCAGTGGTAGTGGGATCCACGCAGCATGGTGTGAGGAGAGGGCTAGGAATCAGGGGTGCCCAGGCTGGCTACAGATGTGGGAGGCTGTCCTaaggggagcagggaggaggcaaGCTAGCATGGACAGATCACAGAGACCcttgatcacacacacacacacacacaccattacacacacacacaccattacacacacacactgggacaGCCCATGCTGGATTTTGCGAGTTTGCTGACCTCTACTCCAATGGCTTGGGGGCGTCTGTTCTCCCCACCCCCTGGGGAGCCAGGCGCACACTGGGGGCACACGGGTAGAAGCCTGGCTCTGGACCATCTTTTTGATCAGttgctttctcctttgctttggcccagggaggccaggcaggggAGGAAAAGCAGGGCCAGAGTACTGAAGTAGTCACTCCCTCCCCCGCTCCCAAGACCCAGACCGAAATTAACAGAGGGTCCAGAAATGCTTGTCTGGTGACTTCCCAGGAGCTTTGTGAGACCTCTCCCACTGTGAGGCCAGGGCCCACCCTCTCGCTTGCCTTCCCCGAAAGGTTCCAGGGTGACAGCCATCTGGAGCAGTCCGGCTGCTACCACCATTGCGTGGATGAGAACATTGAGAGGAGAAACCACTACTTAGATCTCGCCGGGATAGAAAACTACACGTCCCAGTTTGGGCCTGGTAAGGGAGCGCCTTTACTTGAGCGGGTGGCCAGGGGAGGGCGTGGCCGGGCGGGCAGGTGGGCGGGGCGAAGGTGTTCACTGGCTCCCTGGGCTGGGGGGAGGCGTAGCTTTTGCTAGAGTGATTCTAGTCTTTGAGGAGACGATCCTGAAAACTTTTGAAAGATTAAAGTAATACATGTACGAAGTTGAACAAAATCAAATATTATCCAAGGGTTTCTAATTCAGTGAAAACAGCAGTTCAGCGTTGTATCCTgacccgccccccacccagtTCCCCTCTCTTCCAGTGAGGACCCCGGGCTTGGTTAAGCAAAACACCGCTCTGTCTTTATGAGCCCTTGACATCTTGGCTCTTGCTATGATAAATGAAGACGCAGCCCACTTAATTTCACTCCCCTCGGCgcccttctccccctcctcctgtgtTTAATTCCTCTCTGGGTTACCTCTGTAAGTAAAGGAACATGCTCATAGATTTTCTTCGTGCCCCGGTGGCCTTAGACAGTTAACAgtgtctctgtctcctctcttttCAAACTCTCAGAAGgagaattaattatttttaaagacctaACAAAGAAACAGTTTTTTCCCCACTTAGCAGATGGCAAATTTCCATCCGAGAAACTCTCCTCCAGGACAGGGAGGAGCCGGCAGTGGGTGGGGAAGAGGAGCTCCGATAAGGAACAGCTGCCTCTCTCCGTATGGGAGAACCGGGGGTGCGGGTGATTTCTGGGGCACCCTGAGAcaccagcacacagtaggtgctcactaaACGTCTGTTGCGTTGACTCCTAGGCTCCCCGTCAGTGGCCCAGAAGTCAGAACTGCCCCCTCGCGCCTCCAACCCTACTCGATCTCGCTCCCACGAGCCGGAAGCCATCCACGTCCCACACCGCAAGCCCCCGGGCGCGGACCCCGGCTCCTTCCACTTTCTTGACGCCCCCTTCGCCAAGGCCTCGGAGGTCCAGCAGCGGCTCCGGGGCGGCACCCAGGACGGGAGCAAGCACTTTGTGAGGTCCCCCAAGGCCCAGGGCAAGAGCGTGGGTGTGGGCCACATGGCCAGAGGGGCGCGAAGCAAGCCCCCCGGGGGACCCGCGGTCCCTGCGGTGGCCCCGTCGGCCCACCTGGCCGCCAGCCCggccctccttcccaccctggcGCCCCTCGGGCACCGGAAGCACAAGCACCGCGCCAAGGAGAGCCAGCAAGGGTGCCGGGGCCTGCAGGCGCCGCTGGCCGTGGGTGGCACCGTCGTGGGGCGGGACCACCTGAGGGAGCTGCCCGCCGTGGTGGTGTACGAGAGCCAGGCCGGCCAGGCGGTCCAGAGACAcgaacatcaccaccaccacgaACACCACCACCATTACCATCACTTCTACCAGACATagagccccgccccctgccccgcccccaccataTGAaggaccccctcccccagccccccaaggcattattattctattaattattgttattatgaCGATTAttgtttattaataattattgttaCTCCACTAATATTCAGCTAGCCTCCATGTAGAAGATATATGGAAACACAGAactaaacttttatttatatgttgTGGGGACTGCATAACTTACCCAAGAAGTGACTGTGGGTTTGGAAGTGGCCTGCAGTGGCAGAGGCTCCCTGGGGCTCCGGAGCTGCCAGTGTCCACGCTGGGCCATCCCacacccttcccttcccccacctccctccccccccaagccccacccccacccctggagcCCTGGGCCAGAGCCCTGCCCCACTCCAGAAGAACACCCTCACCTGGCCGGGCTTCCAGAGACCCTCGAAATCTCCGAGAAGATAAACAGCTGCTACCTCTTAGTatgattctgattttattttgccCTTAACTGATTGTAATGTGCACAAGGGATTTCAGCGGAGTGCGCGACCTTTCCGGCTGTTGTGTTTTGATGTCCCAACCTAGAAACCTTAGCTGTCCTTTCTGGAGTTAACCTTTCACACCTTTCCAGTGGGATCACACCCCCTGCCCCAAATCAGCCCCATCTTTCCTGCCTTGTGCAACGTGAAAAtacatttctcctttttctttcctcctctcttctttagaaagatacacacacatatttaaagaCTGCCCCTGAAACCAGCCTTCTCACTTTGGAAACTTCTCACTTTGGAAACATCTGGAGAGGGAACTAACCACATAAACAAGTGTGGTTTTCCAAGATCAGGCAATTGTGTGTTGTTGGTTATGAACGAAGATGCGGAAACCTCATGTCCTGCCATTGGCAAATATATACATACCTACGTGATTCTCGAACAGAGCTTCCTGTATCTGTAGATAGATGCCATCTGTCCGTTTCTATGTATCTTTCTATAAATATACACTCTCAGGTATCTTTTCTGGTGTGCAGAAATTGATGCTTTGCTTCTCAAGACACATCCAAAGTCCAGAAGTGACCCTGTGTCTGCCTCCCTGTGGGGCTGCTGTTCATTAAATGCCACTTGCCTCTCACCAGGGGGTCCTTTCTCAAGGTTTAGGATCTGATAGGTTTTGGAGAGGACTGTGGGATTATGGAAGTGTGGAGGGAAATGGGAACAGTGGCCAGAGTTGGGACCCTGGAGCAGTGTCCTCCGTAGAAGAGAATTTTGATTGAGACCTGGGGAGGCCAGGAAAAGGACCCCTGTCAACTAGTCAGGGACCTTGTGAAAACCGGTGACACACACATTCTAATTGGATAATGGAGTGAGCTTAATCTgaaagagggcacagcaacccactccagtattcatgtctggagaatcccatggacagaggagcctggcaggctatagtctacagggtcgcaaagagtcagacacgaatgaagtgactgaacatgagTGCGTGAGCTTAATAAAGGGAATATCTACATAGTGGGGGCAAGCCTCTTAAAAGAGTAAAAGGCCCTGTGCCGGCACTCTGGGTGCCATTCCTACCCCTgcagtggagggggtgggggttggggggtcaTCGTCAGCAGATGGAGGGCTGGGGGCACCCGAAGGAGCCATGGCCTTTTCTGGAAGGGTGCAGCCAGCCTGTGGGGACCCTCCAGGGAAACGACTTCTGGAGctttctctcctgcctcctgTGTCCTGCTGAGGCCTCCTCAGCTGAAGCCaccaggaaccagagagcaagGGAGTTACTGATGGGGGTCACACGGGGATTCTtccaggaaagaggagagtggagggTGAATCTGGAGGGACACAGGAAGAAAAAGTGGCTCCAGCTGCCTGCCTTTCTGCTACTTGGTCTCCCAGCAGGGACCCCCTTTTCCAGAGCCTTTGGTGTTGTTGGTTTACTGGGGTTGGTAAGGAGTAATTTTTGAAGATAGTGTGTGGAGTTGTTGTCACcatattaattttattacttaCTGCCATACCTGGAACTGGGTTAGTATAGTTAATCCTTGTGACAACCGTGAGTTTTGAGGCGGCCAGGAGAAGCTCAGGGAGTAAGTACAACAGGCTCAGAGAGACTGAGTAACTCTCTTGAGAACACACAGCAAGTGGCAGAGGTGGGATTCTAGTCTTTCTCAGGACCCCTTTACCAGTGGATCTGGGCTTCTCAAGTTTGGGGCTGTGGGCTTTTCTCAGGCAGAAACCAACTGAAACTGATAGGAATGTAACCAAACcagggaaggcagggagggagctgCTTTTGAGATGACAGGCTGTGAATGCAGCTGAGACTCCCTGGTTCTTCTTGCTCCCTTTCTGGATGTATGCTTCCACTGACATGCTTTGCCATGGTGTGGGTGCTATTGGCACCCACGGTGGAAAAGGATTTTCCACTAGGACAAGCCCAGGGAAGGACTCTGATTGGCTGGGTTTGGATCCGGTACCCATCCCTGGACCAATCACTGTGGCCCCCCGGAGTCATATGTCTAACCTGTGGAGAGGGGGTGGGGTCTGtgccagaagaagaaagaagagggatACTGAGCAGACAGTGGGTCGTGCCCCAGGCCCAGAACTGCTGCAGCCATGGGAACGAGCGAGGCACTGGGTCCACGCAAGGAGCCTCTCTGTGGCCTGGTGGCTCTAGAGTGTTTCCTCAGCCTCTGAGAGGAGGTCCGTgccgcctcccccagccccacacctGTCAGGGTTCTAGTATTTCTTGGTACCTGGAATTtacctaacttaaaaaaaaaaaaaaacagcagtaaCATGCACATGTAGAATGTTCAAACAGTTCACAACAGTGCACACAGAGAAGCACACAACCCTCTGACTTCCCTGATCCCAGCTTCCTGGTGCCTTTTGAGTGTGACGTGGTGGTGTGAGCACAGATGTTGGTGCccagctgcctgggttcaaatcctgacacCCTCCCTTAGTAGTTACGTGTGTTTTTCAAGCCTCAGCTTCCCATGTATGAAGGGGGAAGCATAAGAGACCTACCCCACAGATTTGTTGTGAGAATTCATCGATTTAAAACAGCTTCTGGCCCAGAGGAACACTATGAAAGTGTCACTGacagtttttataaaaataaatacatttaaatgagaTATCTCCCCATttaaattctgttattttttttttaagactgtttTTTCAGAGCCGTTTTAGATTCACAACAGAATTGAGAGGTAGGTTCTGAGACTTGCCATATaccctttctctgcttcatgtATCGCCTTCCCCATTGTCAACATCACTCCGAACatggtacttttttttcttttttttttttttttaccacagttGAACATACATTGACACACCATAATCCACAGTTTATGTTGGGGCTCACTCTTGGTGGTGTGCATTCAATGGGTTTGAACAAATGCATAATGATGTGTGAgggtcccaggtggcgctagtggtaaagaacttgcctgccaatgccagagactaAGAGACGCatgttcgatcccggggtcaggaagatcccctggaggagtgcatggcagcCATTCCAGTTTcctgcctagagagtcccatggacagaggagcctgatgggctacagtccaaagggtcgcacagagtcggacacgactgaagcaacttagcacgcacgcacacatataATGATGTGTTTCCATCACTATAATGTcgtacagagtattttcactaccCTTAAAATGCTCCATGCCCTGCTTATTCATCTCTCCCCTACCCTCCCAccttgctattttaaaaaatatttctaacaaaCTTTGAAACAGAAAACTGAGTAACAGTAACTGTGAGGCTCACTACCCAGATTTTACAAATGCTGACATTTTGCAATATTTATTTCAGATCtgttttcaagaaagaaaacactgcaGTTACCACCTAATCCTCTTCCCACCACACCCTTTTATTTTTACCCAAGGAGTAGCATAGTATTCATACTTAGGCCCTTTTCCTCTCTGACCTAATGTATTTGGAGAGCTCCCTGTGTCCATCACAGAGCTCTGCCCACTCCTCTCCAACAGCTGCTCAAGCCCTCTCTTGCTCTGAGGCACTGCCATCCCCGCCGAGGCTTGCCCTTCCTCTCCTGCAGACAGGTGGGTCTCCTCCTAGGCCAAGGCACATCCTTGTGCCTGGCTTGTCTGGTGCCCACCAGCTGGAGCCCTGGCGCCTGGAGTGCCAATGCTGATCTGCTGAGTTCAAGAGCCTGTGCGATTTGATGTTGATCGATTGTGAACGAGCTCTAAAAGAAGTGGTACCCAGTCATCAGCAgctaaaggaagaagagaaaggggggaaagagagggagggagagaagggaaggaaggaatgaaaggaTGAACGCGAGGTCAACCATGCTTCTTGGTGAGGTTGTGAGCGTTTTCCTGCAGGCAAATCTGACACCCGCTGCAGAGGAACTGTTCTAGCTCCCCAGGCCCTGAGCTTTGAGGGCCGGACCTTCCCTGGGATCTAGGGACCTGACTTAAGGGTCTGCCGGCTGCCTGTATGTATGTGCAAAACTCCGGGTGCTTGGTCATTAGGATGCCCGGTTCTGCTCATCTGTCCCTGACACCAGGGATGTCTGGCTCAGGCAGCCAACTAAGCTGAGGCTCTAGTCACCCAGGAAGCACAGGGGGtcggggagggggtgggcagggggtggaggggcCCGTGCACTTCATATCCAGCAGTGCCAATTACAATTTCTGGCAAAGGAAACAGCCAGGAGCAGTTGCTTTGACTCTCCCCCACCCCGACTCCCATCCCACCTTTTCCTCAGCATTCAGATGTCAAATCATTACAGGGCCAGAGGGAAGGCAACCTTGGAGGTCgcaggaggaggggaaggctGCCTGCACTAATAACCGGCTTCTGTGAGGCCTGTCAGCGCTCTTGGAAACGAAAGGGGTCCCCTGAGCTGTGCTCTGTGCCAGCGGGCTGTggtaccccacccccaccgccctcACCTCCTCTCGGAAGACAGGAATTCACTAGCACATAGTAGGGACTGCAGGCCCCAAGGACCCCAAGGCAGCCTTGCCCCTTGCCCCAGTACCCACCCTCCCAGCTCCTGCCTTTGCTCCTCCAGGCATGGGACCAGCCCCAATATCACCCCTTCTCCCCATGTGTACGTGGCTGTGTTTTGCAGAACCAATACAGGTGGTTCAGACAAATGCTTTGTTGACTCCTAAAAGCTGTGTATTAGCTTCCCAgcaggctcagacagtaaagaatctgcttgcagtgcaggagacccaggtttgattgctgggtggggaagatctcctggagaagggaatggcaacttactccagtattcttgcctagagaattctatggacagaggatcctggcaggctacagtccttggggtcacaaagagttggacatgactgagcgactaacacacataagcAAGTATTCCATTATTGCATTATATTATTTCAAAAGCTGTGTATTGACTCTCAAAGGCTGTATAAGGGCACCCTTCTCCAACCACTGAAGCTGTATCACTTTTTACTGTCATGTCCCTTGTTTGGGGTTCTGATCTTATTCTTGGCCCTGTCACCTTCTTGCGAAGCAGCAGAACTTTGAACCTGACCCCTCTCCTGTGGGGCTCATGCCCTTGAATGATTCTGATTAATGTATGTCCCTGCCGAGGGCTTTGTGCACCCCCACTTTGCTTTAGTGTGAGAAGAGGGAATGGGAATGAGGTCCATCCCCTAGTAGCAGAAGGTGACCTCagaggtggaggaaatggcagagGCCTGCCTAGACTCCCCATCTACCCCCTGACTGCCCCAGAGCTTTCCTCTCCCTTCCGTTTTCTCTCCATAAAGTAGGAGTATTGTGGTGCGTCCAGTTCACATGCCTGGTGGAGACAAGAGGGTCTCTACCTCAATGGAGACCCTCCAGACTTTGGCCTAGACCAGcctgtgggagaggggcctgggaaCAGGCAGGGATGGAATGCTCACAACCAGAAATTCTCATCCAATGAGTccttcagaatcacctggggagattTTGAAATTCCGGTGCCCAGGCCCCACCTCTGATGGTGTAGATTCCTTGGCCTGGGTACCAAGGTGTTCCAAGTTCTTGGGCAGACAGGCTGAGGACCCGGGTGACCTCCTTTGAGAGCCATACCTAACTTTAGGGGCCATAAGAATCTCTCAGGGAGCGTGTTAAATGCAGAGACTCAGGCCCACCCCTCGAGACTGTGATTCCAtgggcctggggctgggcggGGGGATTGGCGCTTTTGATAAGCGCTCACCCCGGGACATGACGTGGCAGCTGGGCCTGCAGACTACAGTGTGAGGAGCCCAGGGCCTTGGCACAAGCAGGGTGGAACTCTGGTGGCCCAGCCTTAAGGAGTGTGTGCCCTGAGGTGTAAGGGAGACAGAGCACCCCACACACCTGCCCCACCCAGAACCTCCAAAAAGCCTCATGATGTTGGAGCACGTGGTCATGACCATGCCAGAGGACACAAATGGGGAATTTAATAACTTTCCCGTAGGTGTCAGTTGAGCTCCTTTCCTACCTGCTTTGCCACTCAGGCCTTCAATAACCTACCACGCTCCTCCTCGTAAAACTTCAGGCACCAAAGACCCAGATTTGGCGGGAGTCAAGGCAGGTGCTCCAACTAGGGTGTGTCCACAGTAACCCCGGTGTGGGGATCCCGTGTTCCCCTTCCTCCCTTGGCTCTTTAGGGATATCCCCATGGGCCCTTCCCAGTCTTCCTGCTGTGCTTTGAGGCCCTGGCTCCCTGGAGAGACACTTGTGCAGGTGGTCAAAGCCAGCCTTGGGAAAGGGGAGGCTCCATGTGACCACCTAGCTATGCTGCTTTGCCATGCTGCAGACCGGGGCTTGGTCCCCAAGCATACAGGCGCCCTATCGTACCTCTTTGGCttggtgggtggagctgaggAGGTGACTGGGTTTAGTAGCCAGACCAGAGAATGCAGGCTTGGGGCCTTGGCTCAGATGGGCAGGACAGCTCAGGGTGGAAGGTATGAATATTGGAGTCAGGCAGACCGGAACTGAGTCCTGGACCTGCTACTTCCCAGCTGTGCCACCCTGGACAAGAGGcgcagcctctctgtgcctcagcttccttctctgtgaaagggaaagtgtttgtcgcttagccatgtccaactctgcgaacccAGgggctgtatagcccaccaggctcctctgttgatgggattttccaggcaagaatactgcagtgagtagccattccctcctccaggggatcttcctgacccggagattgaacccaggtctccagcattgcaggcagattctttactgactgaaccaccGGGAAAGCCCTTCATTCTCTGCAACACGGGACTAATCAGAGTACCCAGCTCACTGGGCTGTGGTGAGAATCAGATTAAACGATCTGATGGGCCTGAAGCATTCAGCTCACTGTTGGGCGCAGAGCAGGCCCTCAGGAAATGGCAGCTACTATTCTGAGAATCTGACCCCATAGGGCTTGTGGGGAAGGAGGTGCAGTCCTGACTGATGACAGgtgccccactcccaccccagctgCAGAGCCCCTGGGGGTCAGTGGTGGCAGCATGCCATTTCCCACCTGCCTAGTTAATTTTCCCTTCTACCTTCAGTGAATTCACTCCATTCCCTCCAGATCCAACCTGCGGTGTGAACTTGGGGAAGCCCAGGCCACTGTGGGCCAGCAATCCCAAATGTGCATGAGATTGCCCATATGGCTCTGATAAACTGGGCCTGGGGGTGGCAGCTCTGCCCTCCCAAAAGGATGGGGCAGTGGTTGGGACTGGCAGCCTGAAAGTCATGCTCAGCAGCTCCTTGCCCCTGATGAGGAGCaagggaaccccaagaacagtCCTTGGCTGCCCTGCATCTGGGTCTCTCCTTGTCCTTCCAGGAATCTGGTCCAGCCCCTGGGAGCAGACCCAGAGCCCTAGGATTACGAGGAAGCTAAATGGCCATATCAGTCAATTATGGAGCATTCACTGTATGCTCAACCTGAGTTTGCTGACGTCCTTAGAAAAGCCTTGTGTGGAAGCCAAGAAGGAAACCAAGTTACATATCAGCCAAGTGACTTGGCAGGGTCATGGTTAGTGTGTGGTAGGGTTAAACATAGCGTGATACCTGTCCACGGGGACAAGCTGTTTGTTATTCAACCCTCCCTTGCCAGGAGCCTGTGGGCATGGACAAAAATTAGCAAAGACC
The genomic region above belongs to Budorcas taxicolor isolate Tak-1 chromosome 18, Takin1.1, whole genome shotgun sequence and contains:
- the NKD1 gene encoding protein naked cuticle homolog 1; translation: MGKLHSKPAAVCKRRESPEGDSFAVSAAWARKGIEEWIGRQRCPGGSSGPPQLRAAGTAGRGTRELVGEVFRETLSEEEEEDFRLEVALPPEKTDGLASGDEKRMEKSGEPCSGSKKQLKFEELQCDVSVEEDSRQEWTFTLYDFDNNGKVTREDITSLLHTIYEVVDSSVNHSPTSSKTLRVKLTVAPDGSQSKKGIVLNHPDLQSARPRAETKPAEELRSWEKKQRALLRFQGDSHLEQSGCYHHCVDENIERRNHYLDLAGIENYTSQFGPGSPSVAQKSELPPRASNPTRSRSHEPEAIHVPHRKPPGADPGSFHFLDAPFAKASEVQQRLRGGTQDGSKHFVRSPKAQGKSVGVGHMARGARSKPPGGPAVPAVAPSAHLAASPALLPTLAPLGHRKHKHRAKESQQGCRGLQAPLAVGGTVVGRDHLRELPAVVVYESQAGQAVQRHEHHHHHEHHHHYHHFYQT